Proteins found in one Deltaproteobacteria bacterium genomic segment:
- the shc gene encoding squalene--hopene cyclase, giving the protein MMHVGTERSLNAAPLLAREPARGRLDGAIRRSRDYLLREQRPEGFWHAPLEANASMDAQYIIFNRFMGRRPASERRIVDRLHATQACDGSWSLYRGGPGHLSNTIEAYFALKLTGHSADDAPFRRAREFILAHGGLAQAGIFTRIFLAYFGQFPRWGLPAMPVELVLLPAWFPINIYALSSWARGTVVPLTVLMAQSPSIAIEPDAGVSELWTAPPTRTALGFPASGDWFTWRNFFLAVDRALKFVGRSPWKPLRARALQAAERWIVSHQDVNGGWGGIQPAMINSVMALRALGYPDDHPAIANGVQAIDDFLVERDGQLLFQPCVSPTWDTALAAKALLDSGTDSDHPALVRAADWLIANQIFKPGDWSVCNPKLDAGGWAFEFANDWYPDVDDSAVILMALQRISGINAARKQRAIAFGLNWTLGMQSRNGGFGAFDTDNNAEFLNQIPFADMEAMIDPPTEDLTGRLLELMGNCGYDLRFERARRAHAFVLRTQRPDGSWWGRWGANFIYGTWSVLAGLRAIGEKPNAPHVRRAVEWLKAHQNADGGWGESLHSYADERAAGQGESTPSQTAWAMLGLLAGEDGLSVEVQRGIAYLVEQQQPDGTWPEEQFTGTGFPRHFYLRYDMYRNYFPLMALGQARARMADGGNSNGDQVMRDRRSKRARLVPRSAIEVVPEGPEVWGLG; this is encoded by the coding sequence ATGATGCATGTGGGAACGGAACGATCACTGAATGCGGCGCCGTTGCTCGCGCGTGAGCCGGCGCGCGGCCGGCTCGACGGCGCGATCCGGCGCAGTCGCGATTACCTTTTGCGCGAGCAACGGCCGGAAGGCTTTTGGCACGCGCCGCTCGAAGCCAACGCCAGCATGGACGCGCAGTACATCATCTTCAATCGCTTCATGGGTCGGCGCCCGGCGAGTGAGCGGCGCATCGTCGATCGTCTGCACGCGACCCAAGCGTGTGATGGTAGCTGGTCGCTCTATCGCGGCGGCCCGGGACATCTCAGCAACACCATCGAAGCGTACTTCGCGCTCAAGTTGACCGGACATTCTGCCGACGACGCGCCATTCCGGCGGGCTCGCGAGTTCATCCTGGCCCACGGCGGCTTGGCGCAGGCGGGCATCTTCACGCGCATCTTCCTCGCATACTTCGGACAGTTCCCCCGGTGGGGCCTGCCGGCGATGCCGGTCGAGCTCGTGCTGCTGCCGGCGTGGTTTCCGATCAATATCTACGCGCTGTCGAGTTGGGCCCGTGGGACGGTGGTGCCGCTCACTGTGCTGATGGCGCAGTCGCCGTCGATCGCGATCGAGCCCGACGCCGGTGTCAGCGAATTGTGGACGGCGCCGCCGACGCGCACTGCGCTCGGGTTCCCCGCCAGTGGCGACTGGTTCACTTGGCGAAATTTCTTCCTGGCCGTCGACCGCGCGCTGAAGTTTGTTGGGCGCAGTCCGTGGAAGCCGCTGCGCGCCCGCGCGCTGCAGGCGGCTGAACGCTGGATCGTGTCGCACCAAGACGTCAACGGTGGCTGGGGCGGCATCCAGCCGGCGATGATCAACTCGGTGATGGCATTGCGCGCACTCGGCTATCCAGACGATCATCCGGCAATCGCCAACGGCGTGCAGGCGATCGATGACTTCCTCGTCGAGCGAGACGGCCAGCTATTGTTTCAACCCTGCGTGTCGCCGACATGGGACACGGCGCTGGCGGCGAAGGCGTTGCTCGATTCCGGCACCGACTCGGATCATCCGGCGCTGGTGCGTGCAGCCGACTGGTTGATCGCCAATCAGATCTTCAAGCCCGGCGATTGGAGCGTTTGCAATCCGAAGCTCGACGCGGGCGGATGGGCGTTCGAGTTCGCCAACGATTGGTATCCCGACGTCGACGACTCCGCTGTGATTCTGATGGCGCTGCAGCGAATCAGTGGCATCAACGCCGCGCGCAAGCAGCGCGCGATCGCCTTTGGCCTCAACTGGACGCTCGGCATGCAGAGCCGCAACGGCGGCTTCGGCGCCTTCGATACCGACAACAACGCCGAGTTCCTCAACCAGATTCCGTTCGCCGACATGGAGGCGATGATCGATCCACCGACTGAAGACCTCACCGGTCGCCTGCTCGAACTGATGGGCAACTGCGGCTACGACCTGCGCTTCGAGCGCGCGCGTCGTGCGCATGCGTTTGTGCTGCGCACGCAGCGGCCGGACGGCTCGTGGTGGGGCCGCTGGGGCGCCAACTTCATCTACGGCACGTGGTCGGTGTTGGCGGGCTTGCGCGCCATCGGCGAGAAGCCGAACGCGCCCCACGTTCGGCGCGCCGTGGAATGGCTGAAAGCGCATCAGAACGCCGACGGCGGTTGGGGCGAGTCGCTGCACTCGTACGCAGACGAGCGCGCGGCAGGGCAGGGCGAATCGACGCCGTCGCAAACGGCGTGGGCGATGCTTGGTCTGCTCGCCGGCGAGGACGGGCTGAGCGTCGAGGTACAGCGCGGCATTGCGTACCTCGTCGAGCAGCAGCAACCCGACGGCACGTGGCCGGAAGAGCAGTTCACCGGCACCGGATTCCCGCGGCACTTCTACCTGCGCTACGACATGTATCGGAACTATTTTCCGCTGATGGCGCTCGGCCAAGCCCGCGCGCGCATGGCCGACGGCGGCAACAGCAACGGAGATCAGGTCATGCGCGATCGCCGTAGCAAGCGCGCGCGCTTGGTGCCGCGCAGCGCGATCGAAGTGGTACCCGAGGGTCCGGAAGTGTGGGGGTTGGGATGA
- the mvk gene encoding mevalonate kinase: MSPETSIADPSSTPLATTPRASAPGKVILLGEHAVVYGRSAIAAAITPRVVVTLIPSIGPAHFENEDDPRLAPALARALQMTGGADDGFTVRVESNLPRAAGLGSSAALSVALIRALAARIERPIAITQLSALAFEIETIFHGTPSGIDNCVVAYGGLIAFRRRGDIPEVWLLRAARPLPLVVALGRAPRETRRAVAALRTRWHAAPQSYESLFDEIDWLVTDAEQAIGRGDLIELGTLMNTNHGLLHALEVSTNELEQMVALARAHGALGAKLTGGGGGGAVICLCPDGREQLVRAFAKAGWRAFSTDITDEATRGVEGQHDACGNGTITECGAVARA; the protein is encoded by the coding sequence GTGTCGCCCGAGACATCAATTGCTGATCCATCGAGTACTCCGCTCGCGACTACTCCGCGCGCGTCAGCGCCCGGCAAGGTCATCCTGCTCGGCGAGCACGCCGTCGTGTACGGGCGTAGCGCGATCGCCGCAGCGATCACACCGCGTGTGGTCGTCACGCTGATTCCCTCGATCGGGCCGGCGCACTTCGAGAACGAGGACGACCCGCGCTTGGCACCCGCGCTCGCTCGCGCGCTCCAAATGACTGGCGGCGCGGATGACGGCTTTACCGTCCGCGTTGAATCGAACCTGCCGCGTGCCGCTGGACTCGGAAGTTCCGCCGCGCTGAGTGTCGCTCTCATTCGCGCACTAGCGGCGCGCATCGAGCGTCCAATCGCGATCACACAACTGAGCGCGCTGGCTTTCGAGATCGAAACGATCTTTCACGGTACGCCGTCGGGCATCGACAACTGCGTGGTGGCGTACGGCGGGTTGATCGCCTTCCGACGCCGCGGCGACATCCCGGAGGTATGGCTGCTGCGGGCGGCACGCCCACTTCCGCTCGTCGTCGCTCTTGGGCGTGCGCCGCGCGAGACGCGCCGCGCCGTGGCCGCCCTGCGCACGCGCTGGCACGCGGCGCCGCAGAGCTACGAGTCGCTGTTCGACGAGATCGACTGGCTCGTGACCGACGCGGAGCAGGCCATCGGACGTGGCGATCTCATCGAACTGGGCACGTTGATGAATACCAACCACGGCCTGCTGCACGCGCTCGAGGTCTCGACGAATGAACTCGAACAGATGGTAGCCCTGGCGCGTGCGCACGGTGCATTGGGGGCGAAGCTGACCGGCGGTGGCGGTGGTGGCGCAGTGATCTGCCTATGCCCGGACGGTCGCGAGCAATTGGTCCGGGCGTTTGCCAAGGCCGGCTGGCGCGCGTTTTCGACCGACATTACAGACGAAGCTACACGGGGAGTTGAGGGACAGCATGATGCATGTGGGAACGGAACGATCACTGAATGCGGCGCCGTTGCTCGCGCGTGA
- a CDS encoding hydroxymethylglutaryl-CoA reductase, degradative, with product MTERTMQPRGQGSRIAGFYRLSRRERLAHLSERLDLSAADLAELEATTALPFDVADHMVENAVSVLGLPLGVGLNFLINGRDYIVPMAVEEPSVVAAASFAARLVRDAGGFTADAAPSLMIGQIQLVNVPDLNASVPRVQQATSRLLAAANAVHPNMQRRGGGAHAIEVRPLPDTACGPMLVVHLLVDVGDAMGANAVNSMAEALAPLLEDVTGGQARMRILSNLADQRLARASARIPFELLADGEYGGREVAERLMEAWAFADADPYRATTHNKGIMNGIDALAIATGNDWRGIEAGAHAYAARSGQYRPLSQWRIDGDALAGAIELPLAVGIVGGNLQLNPRVQLSLKLLGVNSARELAAVMAAVGLGQNLAAIRALVTDGIQRGHMALHARGVAIAAGAPEALVGRVIEHLIACGEIKISKAREILDSFGLSDRLLAST from the coding sequence ATGACCGAGCGAACGATGCAGCCGCGCGGACAGGGGTCACGAATCGCCGGCTTCTACCGCCTATCGCGTCGCGAGCGTCTGGCGCACTTGAGTGAGCGCCTAGATTTGAGCGCAGCGGACCTTGCGGAACTGGAAGCGACGACGGCGCTGCCCTTCGATGTCGCGGATCACATGGTGGAGAACGCCGTCAGCGTGCTCGGCCTCCCACTCGGCGTCGGCCTCAACTTTCTCATCAACGGGCGCGACTACATCGTGCCGATGGCGGTCGAAGAGCCGTCGGTGGTCGCCGCCGCCAGCTTCGCCGCGCGTCTGGTGCGCGATGCCGGTGGATTCACCGCCGACGCCGCCCCGTCGCTGATGATCGGCCAAATCCAATTGGTGAACGTTCCGGACCTGAACGCGTCCGTGCCACGCGTACAGCAGGCAACTTCGCGGCTGCTCGCCGCGGCCAACGCCGTGCACCCGAACATGCAACGGCGCGGCGGCGGTGCCCACGCCATCGAAGTGCGTCCGCTACCCGATACCGCGTGCGGGCCGATGCTGGTGGTCCACCTGCTCGTCGACGTCGGCGACGCGATGGGTGCGAACGCGGTCAACTCGATGGCCGAGGCGCTCGCGCCATTGCTCGAAGACGTCACCGGTGGGCAAGCGCGGATGCGGATTCTGTCCAACTTGGCCGATCAGCGCTTGGCACGCGCCTCCGCGCGCATTCCCTTCGAGCTGCTGGCCGACGGTGAGTATGGCGGGCGCGAAGTCGCCGAACGATTGATGGAAGCGTGGGCCTTCGCCGATGCCGATCCGTATCGAGCGACCACGCACAACAAGGGCATCATGAACGGGATCGACGCACTCGCGATCGCCACCGGCAATGACTGGCGCGGCATTGAAGCCGGCGCGCACGCGTATGCCGCGCGCAGCGGGCAGTATCGCCCGCTCAGTCAGTGGCGCATCGATGGCGACGCGCTCGCTGGCGCAATCGAGCTGCCGCTCGCGGTCGGCATCGTGGGCGGCAATCTCCAACTCAACCCGCGCGTGCAGCTGTCGCTCAAGTTGCTCGGAGTCAACTCGGCGCGTGAATTGGCCGCGGTGATGGCGGCCGTGGGTTTAGGTCAGAATCTCGCCGCGATTCGCGCGTTGGTCACCGACGGGATCCAGCGCGGCCACATGGCGCTGCACGCTCGCGGTGTGGCGATCGCTGCCGGAGCGCCCGAGGCGCTGGTTGGCCGGGTGATTGAACACTTGATCGCGTGCGGTGAGATCAAGATCAGCAAGGCGCGCGAGATTCTTGATTCGTTCGGCTTGAGCGACCGACTGCTGGCGAGCACTTGA
- a CDS encoding type 2 isopentenyl-diphosphate Delta-isomerase: MPASRDKVGAVLRARKNSHLELCQHEDVEYRGKTTLFEDVELLHNALPELALDDLDISVEFLGKRLRAPFVITGMTGGTAEGFAVNRDLATVAERCGIGFGLGSQRVMQRDPATADTFAVREFAPTTLLLANIGIGQASEQSSAEVQQLITAVRADALCVHLNPAQELIQPEGDRGFRDGYRTLARLCADLTVPVIAKETGCGISRTVGERLRGVGVRHVDVSGAGGTSWVRVETLRGNARSRQLGEEFAEWGIPTAASLAMLRGCGLELIASGGIRSGLEIAKALALGARVCGAALPLYRAYRDGGIDAATLRVDELINGLKTAMLLTGSRTLADLSCQPLVLGERIKAWLAVESGGGKG; encoded by the coding sequence TTGCCCGCCTCTAGAGACAAGGTCGGGGCCGTGTTGCGCGCTCGCAAGAACTCGCACCTCGAACTCTGTCAGCACGAGGACGTCGAGTATCGCGGCAAGACGACGCTGTTCGAGGACGTTGAGCTGCTGCACAACGCGCTGCCCGAGCTTGCGCTCGATGATCTCGACATCAGCGTCGAGTTTCTCGGCAAGCGGCTGCGTGCGCCGTTCGTCATCACCGGTATGACCGGCGGAACCGCCGAAGGGTTTGCCGTCAACCGTGACCTCGCCACGGTCGCCGAACGCTGCGGCATCGGTTTCGGCCTTGGCAGCCAGCGGGTGATGCAGCGAGATCCGGCTACCGCCGACACGTTTGCCGTCCGTGAGTTTGCACCGACGACCCTTTTGCTCGCCAACATCGGTATCGGGCAAGCGAGCGAACAATCGAGCGCCGAGGTGCAGCAGTTGATCACGGCCGTCAGAGCCGACGCGCTCTGCGTCCACCTCAACCCGGCGCAAGAACTCATCCAGCCCGAAGGCGATCGCGGCTTTCGCGACGGGTATCGAACGCTCGCGCGGTTATGTGCCGATCTAACTGTACCGGTGATCGCGAAGGAGACCGGGTGTGGCATCTCCCGCACCGTCGGTGAGCGGCTGCGCGGCGTTGGCGTGCGCCACGTTGATGTCTCTGGCGCGGGCGGTACATCGTGGGTACGAGTCGAAACGCTGCGGGGCAACGCCCGCAGTCGTCAGCTCGGCGAAGAATTTGCGGAGTGGGGGATTCCCACCGCCGCGTCGCTAGCGATGCTGCGTGGCTGCGGTCTCGAGTTGATCGCCAGCGGCGGAATCCGCAGCGGCTTGGAAATCGCCAAAGCCCTCGCGCTCGGCGCGCGCGTGTGCGGCGCGGCGCTGCCGCTCTACCGGGCCTATCGCGATGGCGGCATCGATGCGGCCACGCTCCGGGTGGACGAACTCATCAATGGACTCAAGACGGCGATGCTGCTGACCGGATCGCGCACGCTCGCCGACCTGAGCTGTCAGCCGCTGGTGCTCGGTGAACGCATCAAGGCGTGGTTGGCGGTGGAGAGTGGAGGTGGGAAGGGATGA
- the mvaD gene encoding diphosphomevalonate decarboxylase, with protein sequence MKEAVARANSNVALAKYWGKRIEALNLPYTGSISVTLAGLSSTARTSFHPRLQADRIFVNRAAADQTQSRRISAFIDIVRQVTDCSAKAEIEIESNFPIAAGLASSASTFAALALSTSRAAGLSLSDRDLSALARRGSGSAARSIHGGYVEWLAGESSDGQDSYAIQIASAAAWQIGIVVAITDEGQKRVGSREGMARAVKESPFFPTWLESHEADLDAIRDGIGNRDLRCVGLAAEHNCLKMHGVAMASIPPLLYWTPATVAVMQRVWRLRDEGIEAYFTIDAGPQVKVLCPFNQRDIVGDALGRVTGVLRTLLSEPGGGAELLEMS encoded by the coding sequence GTGAAAGAAGCCGTAGCCAGAGCAAATTCCAACGTTGCGTTGGCGAAGTACTGGGGCAAGCGAATCGAGGCCCTCAATCTTCCTTATACCGGCAGCATCTCGGTGACGCTGGCCGGGCTCTCGAGCACGGCCCGGACGTCTTTCCATCCCCGATTGCAAGCCGACCGGATTTTTGTGAACCGGGCCGCGGCGGATCAAACGCAAAGTCGGCGTATCAGTGCCTTCATTGATATCGTGCGACAGGTTACGGATTGCTCGGCCAAGGCCGAGATCGAGATCGAGAGCAACTTCCCAATTGCCGCCGGGCTGGCGTCGTCGGCGTCGACGTTTGCGGCGCTGGCGTTGTCGACCAGTCGTGCGGCGGGTCTATCGCTGAGCGATCGCGATCTGTCAGCGCTCGCCCGCCGCGGTTCCGGATCCGCCGCTCGCTCGATTCACGGTGGCTATGTTGAGTGGCTTGCTGGTGAATCGAGCGACGGACAAGACTCCTATGCGATCCAGATCGCGTCCGCGGCTGCGTGGCAGATCGGTATCGTGGTCGCGATTACCGACGAAGGTCAGAAGCGGGTGGGCTCGCGCGAAGGCATGGCCCGCGCGGTCAAGGAGTCGCCATTTTTCCCGACCTGGCTGGAATCGCACGAAGCGGACCTCGATGCGATCCGCGACGGCATCGGCAATCGCGATCTGCGTTGCGTTGGTCTGGCCGCCGAGCACAACTGTCTCAAGATGCACGGAGTGGCGATGGCCAGTATCCCGCCGCTGCTGTACTGGACGCCTGCCACGGTCGCGGTGATGCAGCGGGTTTGGCGTCTGCGCGACGAAGGCATCGAAGCGTACTTCACTATCGACGCCGGGCCGCAGGTCAAAGTGCTCTGCCCCTTCAACCAACGAGACATTGTCGGCGATGCGCTCGGACGCGTCACCGGCGTGTTACGCACTCTGCTTTCCGAACCGGGGGGCGGTGCCGAGCTGCTGGAGATGTCATGA